A single Methanolobus sp. ZRKC5 DNA region contains:
- a CDS encoding ScpA family protein, which translates to MNEIAEDMELVQAAEIVPIAGVSLPCTIDPAFVETLRELGVDESLLDFSEDVLSEPVEILMNLAKDGAINPWDIDLVTVTDMFLERIEVMQMMDLRISGRTLLYASILLRMKSTGIVLEDEDEDCFEMMDDELDFYEVDEYPVPKLPIRRRATRPVTLHELIVELRKAEKVETRRKDRSVYRKLEERSAVTTDDVLGIAHEEDILGRVRDMAAMLKESFTEHEFVQLSDLMTDDRSENIMTYVSLLFLATEKQVWLTQEELFGELYVYPARANYEAV; encoded by the coding sequence TTGAACGAAATAGCAGAAGATATGGAGCTGGTTCAAGCAGCCGAAATTGTTCCGATTGCTGGTGTTTCGTTACCATGCACTATTGATCCGGCATTCGTTGAGACCTTAAGGGAACTTGGTGTTGATGAATCTCTCCTTGACTTCTCGGAAGACGTACTTAGCGAACCTGTTGAGATTCTCATGAATCTTGCAAAGGACGGTGCCATAAATCCATGGGATATAGATCTTGTCACTGTTACTGACATGTTCCTTGAGCGTATCGAAGTGATGCAGATGATGGATCTTCGAATCTCCGGCAGGACACTTCTTTATGCGTCGATTCTGTTGCGTATGAAATCCACCGGAATCGTCCTGGAGGATGAGGATGAGGACTGCTTCGAGATGATGGATGATGAGCTGGATTTCTATGAGGTTGATGAATATCCGGTTCCAAAACTACCTATCCGTCGCAGAGCTACACGTCCGGTTACACTTCATGAGCTCATTGTTGAGCTGCGCAAAGCAGAGAAGGTTGAAACGCGCAGGAAAGACCGCAGTGTTTACCGAAAACTTGAAGAAAGGTCAGCTGTAACAACAGATGATGTCCTGGGTATTGCTCACGAAGAGGATATACTGGGACGTGTCAGGGATATGGCTGCAATGTTAAAGGAATCATTTACTGAGCATGAGTTTGTCCAGCTTTCTGATCTGATGACCGATGACCGGTCTGAGAATATCATGACCTATGTTTCACTTCTTTTCCTTGCAACTGAAAAGCAGGTTTGGTTGACACAGGAAGAACTCTTCGGTGAATTGTATGTTTATCCAGCCAGGGCAAATTATGAGGCTGTTTAA
- a CDS encoding TATA-box-binding protein has translation MSDYNIKIENVVASTKLAEEFDLIKIEAEFEGAEYNKQKFPGLVYRVTDPKAAFLVFTSGKVVCTGAKNVADVHTVIGNMAKKLNGIGIKTIENPEITVQNIVASADLKAVLNLNAIAIGLGLENIEYEPEQFPGLVYRIDDPKVVVLIFSSGKLVVTGGKSPENCEQGVEVVRQQLDSMGLL, from the coding sequence ATGTCAGATTACAACATCAAAATTGAAAATGTGGTCGCATCTACCAAGCTTGCAGAAGAATTTGATCTTATAAAGATAGAAGCTGAATTCGAGGGTGCTGAATATAACAAACAGAAGTTCCCTGGTCTCGTTTACCGTGTAACTGACCCAAAAGCTGCATTTTTGGTATTTACTTCCGGTAAGGTAGTATGTACCGGTGCAAAGAATGTGGCTGATGTTCACACTGTCATAGGCAACATGGCAAAAAAGCTCAATGGAATTGGAATAAAAACCATAGAGAACCCTGAAATTACTGTTCAGAACATTGTAGCATCCGCAGATCTGAAGGCAGTGCTAAATCTGAATGCTATTGCTATCGGTCTTGGTCTTGAGAATATTGAATATGAGCCAGAACAGTTCCCGGGTCTTGTTTACCGCATAGACGATCCTAAGGTCGTAGTACTTATTTTCAGTTCCGGAAAACTTGTGGTTACCGGTGGAAAATCTCCTGAGAATTGTGAACAGGGTGTTGAAGTCGTAAGGCAGCAACTTGACAGCATGGGTCTGCTCTAA
- the scpB gene encoding SMC-Scp complex subunit ScpB, with protein MSDREVMEAALFAAGGALDAATLGKLIGKPKKHVISIAVDLVKEYSSRETGIEVIDLGERYVMQVKPKYTDVVRPLAPKELSAPMLRTLSMIAYHQPLIQSDLVDMRGNSAYDHIRELKDRGFVEAVPHGRTKILRTTSLFADYFGLESNDPELVKKKIVELSRFQSGQSGLNKWLGRRFIGVTPMYESLMEMCGIREYKVINAYDPTEDELDELEDVYKLVISKGYIEKVSKYYDGEIIEVSSTTFDDIIDSIKLLENVADPERSKSSIEAINELKERYTSKALVISKKVQPATEMVARIVSDLRLGVSSTGIVIAPDYGTSTDGVEVSEGAEILVPTHKAMDGSLLERVCSKYDAVIDGLKKFENS; from the coding sequence ATGAGTGACCGGGAAGTTATGGAGGCAGCTCTTTTTGCTGCCGGAGGGGCACTTGATGCGGCAACCCTTGGAAAACTGATAGGCAAGCCAAAGAAACATGTTATCTCTATCGCAGTTGATCTTGTGAAAGAATATTCTTCCAGGGAAACTGGTATTGAGGTAATTGACCTTGGTGAACGCTACGTTATGCAGGTCAAACCAAAATATACTGATGTGGTGAGACCACTTGCTCCAAAAGAATTGAGTGCACCCATGCTGCGCACACTTTCCATGATAGCATATCATCAGCCACTTATCCAGTCAGATCTTGTGGACATGAGGGGTAATTCTGCTTATGACCACATAAGGGAGCTGAAGGACAGAGGCTTTGTTGAGGCTGTACCACACGGAAGAACAAAGATTCTCCGTACCACTTCTTTATTTGCTGATTATTTCGGTCTTGAATCCAACGACCCTGAACTTGTTAAAAAGAAGATTGTTGAACTTTCTCGCTTTCAAAGCGGACAGAGTGGTCTTAACAAGTGGCTTGGGAGAAGATTCATTGGTGTTACTCCTATGTATGAGTCCCTGATGGAAATGTGTGGTATAAGGGAGTACAAAGTTATCAACGCCTATGATCCTACGGAAGATGAGTTGGATGAGCTTGAAGATGTGTATAAATTAGTTATCTCCAAAGGTTACATTGAAAAAGTGAGTAAATATTATGACGGAGAAATAATTGAGGTTAGTTCAACCACGTTTGATGATATTATTGATTCTATCAAACTCCTTGAGAATGTGGCTGACCCTGAGAGGTCAAAGTCAAGTATTGAAGCAATAAATGAGCTCAAAGAACGTTATACTTCAAAGGCACTTGTTATAAGCAAGAAAGTCCAGCCTGCAACTGAGATGGTTGCGCGTATCGTCAGTGACTTGCGACTGGGAGTATCATCTACCGGAATTGTAATAGCTCCTGATTATGGCACATCAACAGATGGTGTTGAAGTTTCAGAAGGTGCCGAGATTCTTGTACCAACTCACAAAGCCATGGATGGCAGCTTGCTGGAAAGGGTTTGTAGCAAATATGACGCTGTTATAGATGGACTTAAAAAGTTTGAGAACAGTTGA
- the aglJ gene encoding S-layer glycoprotein N-glycosyltransferase AglJ — protein MTNENVCILLPVLNEEATIGQVIRDFRLEGFDNILVIDGNSKDRTREISEAEGARVVVQTGKGKGQALKQAFELIDEEYIVMADGDGTNLAKDVHAVLGPVLEGKADHVMGNRLVDYEEGAFTRLNLFGNKIINKIFGLAYGLWLEDILTGYRAFNKKAIKSFELKKLGFEIESEITIESVKKDLRILEVPTTYLARHTEGATKLNPLKDGFRIGSTIYKMARLHNPMFYFGIIGGIFIVSGLIVGTYVVIQWFQGVTRIPMSILTTLLIIAGFQMFVFGMLSDLVVTLHRENMRMLRALSEDKKK, from the coding sequence ATGACAAACGAGAACGTCTGTATTTTATTGCCTGTCCTCAACGAAGAGGCTACCATCGGTCAGGTTATCAGAGATTTTCGCTTAGAAGGCTTTGACAATATACTTGTTATAGACGGCAACAGCAAAGATAGGACACGTGAGATTTCAGAAGCTGAAGGTGCCCGGGTCGTAGTTCAGACTGGCAAGGGTAAAGGTCAGGCACTAAAACAGGCTTTTGAACTTATAGATGAAGAATACATCGTTATGGCAGATGGCGATGGTACCAATCTTGCAAAAGATGTCCATGCGGTACTCGGCCCTGTTCTTGAAGGAAAAGCTGACCATGTCATGGGCAACAGATTAGTGGACTATGAGGAAGGGGCATTTACCAGGCTCAACCTATTCGGCAACAAAATAATCAACAAGATTTTTGGGCTGGCCTATGGGTTGTGGCTTGAAGATATTCTTACTGGATACAGGGCTTTTAATAAAAAGGCCATCAAATCATTTGAATTGAAAAAACTAGGATTTGAGATCGAATCTGAGATTACGATCGAGAGTGTTAAGAAAGACTTGAGGATATTAGAAGTTCCAACTACTTACCTTGCAAGGCACACCGAGGGAGCCACCAAGTTAAATCCCCTTAAAGATGGTTTCAGGATTGGCTCTACCATTTATAAAATGGCACGTCTTCACAATCCGATGTTCTATTTTGGCATAATTGGTGGGATTTTCATTGTATCTGGACTGATAGTTGGTACTTATGTTGTAATACAGTGGTTCCAGGGAGTTACCCGCATACCTATGAGCATTCTTACTACTCTTCTTATCATAGCAGGTTTCCAGATGTTCGTTTTTGGAATGTTGAGTGACCTTGTGGTAACCCTTCATAGGGAAAACATGCGTATGCTCAGGGCGCTGAGTGAAGATAAGAAGAAATAA
- the thiC gene encoding phosphomethylpyrimidine synthase ThiC, translated as MTIVTDAKSGKITEEMKIVAANENKDPEFIRRGIAAGRIVIPMTPYRDIKLCGIGEGLRTKVNASIGASSDIVDVDMEVTKAKAAEAAGADTLMELGTGGDFLGIRKQVCDAISLSVGSVPLYQAFITAAKRDGSIVHMTEDDLWHATEEQAKLGTNFMAIHTGVNNIVLDRLKAHGRYGGLCSRGGAFMSTWMLHNEKENPLYEDFDYLCEILKEHEVTLSTGNGMRAGAIADATDRAQVQELIINSECAQKAHDKYDLQVIVEGPGHVPLDEVEMNVKLMKSMSGGKPFYMLGPLVSDIGAGRDHIVTAIGASASAAAGCDFLCYVTPAEHLALPNLEDVIEGVKTSRIAAHVGDMVKNKESRDWDLAMGRARRDLDWEKQFGLALDPELARKIRTERASADEDACTMCGDFCALKIVNQSFNLSK; from the coding sequence ATGACAATAGTAACAGATGCAAAAAGCGGTAAGATCACAGAAGAGATGAAGATCGTTGCAGCAAACGAAAACAAAGACCCTGAATTCATCAGGCGTGGAATTGCTGCAGGAAGAATCGTAATCCCTATGACCCCATACAGGGACATCAAACTCTGTGGTATCGGTGAAGGACTCAGGACAAAGGTCAATGCATCCATTGGTGCATCATCAGATATCGTTGATGTAGATATGGAAGTTACAAAGGCAAAGGCAGCAGAAGCAGCAGGTGCAGACACACTTATGGAGCTCGGTACCGGTGGGGATTTCCTTGGTATCAGGAAACAGGTCTGTGACGCAATATCCCTTTCAGTAGGTTCAGTACCTCTTTATCAGGCATTCATCACCGCAGCAAAGAGAGATGGTTCTATTGTCCACATGACAGAGGACGACCTTTGGCATGCAACCGAGGAACAGGCAAAGCTCGGAACAAACTTTATGGCTATCCACACAGGTGTCAACAACATTGTCCTTGACAGACTGAAGGCACACGGCAGATACGGTGGACTTTGTTCCCGTGGCGGTGCATTCATGAGTACCTGGATGCTCCACAATGAGAAGGAAAACCCACTTTATGAAGACTTCGATTATCTTTGTGAGATCCTCAAGGAACACGAAGTTACTCTTTCAACAGGTAATGGAATGCGCGCAGGTGCAATCGCCGATGCAACCGACAGAGCACAGGTCCAGGAGCTTATCATCAACTCCGAATGTGCACAGAAAGCACATGACAAATACGACCTTCAGGTAATCGTAGAAGGCCCCGGTCACGTACCACTCGATGAAGTTGAAATGAATGTCAAGCTCATGAAATCAATGAGCGGTGGAAAACCATTCTACATGCTCGGTCCTCTTGTATCTGACATCGGTGCAGGCCGTGACCATATCGTAACAGCTATCGGTGCATCAGCTTCTGCAGCAGCAGGCTGTGACTTCCTTTGCTATGTAACACCAGCAGAACATCTTGCACTTCCAAACCTCGAAGACGTTATTGAGGGTGTCAAGACATCAAGGATTGCAGCTCACGTAGGTGACATGGTTAAGAACAAGGAAAGCCGTGACTGGGATCTTGCAATGGGCAGGGCACGCAGAGATCTTGACTGGGAGAAGCAGTTCGGTCTTGCACTCGATCCGGAACTCGCAAGAAAGATAAGAACCGAGAGAGCTTCAGCAGATGAAGATGCATGTACAATGTGCGGTGACTTCTGCGCACTTAAGATAGTTAACCAGAGCTTCAACCTCTCTAAGTAA
- the smc gene encoding chromosome segregation protein SMC — protein sequence MHIKELEFINFKSFGKKVKIPFFDGFTTISGPNGSGKSNIIDGILFVLGLSSSRTMRAEKLTDLIYNGEGSKKPDFAQVTIRFDNTDREMPYDADEIIITRKIRETDSGYYSYFYFDGKAASLTEVHNYLAKARVTPEGYNVVMQGDVTRIINMTPTERRKIIDEIAGVAEFDSKRDRAFSELEIVRERVERVDIIIEEVGQQLEKLKTERDQALKYQSLKEEKMKFEGFVLLAKLKDAKVELLSVADDIQAKDEVLGKLGLDLDAKKINVEKLEQDLEEMTLTIQRMGEDEQIQIKKDIEGIRGEVSRCVDTIELSEKEMEDVESRRRKTFVEIDEIKGKLEELDSNLSEESMRKESILSEMSERKTERMILQSKIADVDSKFAQTRDELSTLKSKLETVKNDKNELMRQEDRLLDSLRRKSAEVRDIESEIADAKSKAESSGSDTLSVGYDIEKLNEKIDVLTKDIDDLELNRSQLKVIVKEIEDELRKYENDYARIEVRVRAAEDHSRYSKAVDMVMNEKKHHGLPGIYGTIAELGSVDQKYSNALGIAAGGRMQAVVVENDEDASRAISFLKQRRGGRATFLPLNKMESRRPYKNLSDREGVVGYAIDLIDFDNKFEAAFWYVFRDTLIVDTLTNARRLMGGLRMVTLEGEVIEKSGAMVGGSQQQKSGLSFAASEKDKLVKIAEKITEYDSRRSNAIKKLDQVEGHISQVNHEVHEHDKEISKKQMQLEEISGRSERLSQLIEAKAQELADIEESRKELRDEMERTVTLKQEKEELVLSLEADIGELDEKLAGSEVPELNRQAEQLDEEIRRLDGRVRDIDSTLNALNLDRDYASSKMEENRELIKSMDEKKATHKQRVADLRNKITELEASLLEKQQRETELADKLKELQQERAQLHEKHASVKKEFEKIKLRVDDGNRHMMALKATKDALDEQVVELAEEIQRRGIEETEEVPNYETVRTRIGSIEKAMERLEPVNMRAIDEYDEVEARLNDLVTRRDTLSSEREQILERIKQYEQLKKDTFMETYEGINAPFKEIFHELSDGTGELVLDNYEDPFAGGMTLKAQPKEKTLQRLEAMSGGEKSLTALSFVFAIQQYRPAPFYAFDEIDMFLDGANAGKVAQRVKTAVANAQFIVVSLRKPMIEAAERTIGVAMQENNITSITGVKLR from the coding sequence GTGCATATCAAGGAACTTGAGTTTATAAACTTCAAATCCTTCGGGAAAAAGGTAAAAATACCTTTTTTTGATGGTTTCACCACCATTTCCGGTCCAAATGGCAGTGGCAAATCTAATATCATAGATGGTATCCTCTTTGTGCTGGGCTTATCAAGTTCCAGGACCATGAGGGCTGAAAAACTTACTGATCTTATCTATAACGGCGAAGGTTCTAAAAAGCCTGATTTTGCACAGGTGACGATTCGCTTTGATAATACTGATCGTGAAATGCCATATGATGCCGATGAGATTATTATTACAAGAAAGATACGGGAAACTGATTCCGGGTATTACAGTTATTTCTATTTCGATGGCAAGGCAGCTAGTCTTACGGAAGTGCATAATTATCTTGCAAAAGCCCGTGTTACTCCTGAAGGTTATAATGTTGTGATGCAGGGTGATGTTACGCGCATCATCAATATGACCCCTACCGAGAGACGAAAGATAATTGATGAGATAGCTGGCGTTGCTGAGTTTGATAGTAAAAGGGACAGGGCTTTCAGTGAGCTTGAGATCGTTCGCGAGAGGGTTGAGAGGGTCGATATAATCATCGAAGAGGTCGGCCAGCAGCTTGAGAAGCTCAAGACCGAGCGTGATCAGGCTCTTAAATATCAATCTCTTAAGGAAGAGAAAATGAAATTCGAGGGCTTTGTCCTGCTTGCAAAGCTCAAGGATGCTAAGGTAGAGCTATTATCTGTTGCTGATGACATCCAGGCCAAGGATGAGGTTCTTGGTAAACTGGGACTGGATCTTGATGCCAAAAAGATCAATGTTGAAAAGCTTGAACAGGATCTCGAAGAAATGACCCTGACCATCCAGAGAATGGGTGAGGATGAGCAGATCCAGATAAAAAAGGATATAGAGGGCATAAGAGGTGAAGTTTCAAGATGTGTTGACACCATTGAGCTTTCCGAAAAGGAAATGGAAGATGTCGAATCCAGGCGTAGGAAAACTTTTGTTGAAATTGATGAAATAAAAGGCAAGCTTGAAGAGCTGGACTCTAATCTTTCAGAAGAATCAATGAGAAAAGAAAGCATCCTGTCCGAGATGTCCGAGCGCAAGACCGAGCGCATGATTCTCCAGAGCAAGATAGCAGATGTCGATTCAAAATTCGCCCAGACAAGGGATGAGCTCAGTACTCTCAAGTCAAAGCTTGAGACTGTGAAGAACGACAAAAATGAGCTTATGCGTCAGGAAGACCGCTTGCTTGATTCACTAAGAAGAAAGTCAGCGGAAGTCCGGGATATTGAAAGTGAGATCGCAGATGCGAAATCCAAAGCAGAATCCTCTGGAAGTGATACACTTTCTGTTGGATATGATATAGAGAAGCTCAATGAGAAAATCGATGTCCTGACAAAGGATATTGACGATCTTGAACTCAACCGTTCCCAATTAAAGGTCATCGTCAAGGAAATTGAAGATGAACTTCGCAAGTATGAGAATGATTATGCCAGGATAGAGGTCCGTGTACGTGCGGCAGAAGACCATAGCAGGTATTCTAAAGCAGTAGACATGGTGATGAATGAGAAGAAACACCATGGTTTACCAGGCATATATGGTACCATCGCAGAACTTGGCAGTGTTGACCAGAAATATTCTAATGCCCTTGGAATTGCAGCTGGTGGGCGTATGCAGGCAGTTGTTGTCGAGAATGATGAGGACGCTTCCCGCGCAATATCTTTCCTAAAGCAAAGAAGAGGCGGAAGAGCCACATTCCTCCCATTGAATAAAATGGAGTCCCGCAGGCCCTACAAAAACCTATCCGATAGGGAAGGTGTTGTGGGTTATGCAATTGACCTTATAGATTTTGATAATAAATTCGAAGCTGCTTTCTGGTATGTTTTCAGGGATACTCTCATTGTAGACACTCTGACAAATGCCCGCCGTCTTATGGGTGGGCTGCGGATGGTTACTCTTGAAGGCGAGGTCATTGAGAAGAGTGGCGCAATGGTGGGCGGTTCCCAACAACAGAAATCCGGTCTTTCATTCGCTGCTTCTGAGAAAGATAAGCTCGTGAAGATCGCTGAGAAAATCACTGAATACGATTCAAGACGCAGCAATGCTATCAAGAAACTGGATCAGGTGGAAGGGCATATATCTCAGGTCAATCATGAGGTCCATGAACATGACAAGGAGATATCCAAGAAGCAGATGCAACTTGAAGAGATCTCAGGAAGGAGTGAACGTCTTTCCCAGCTCATTGAAGCAAAGGCTCAGGAACTTGCAGATATAGAAGAGTCACGCAAGGAGCTCAGAGATGAAATGGAGCGAACTGTTACCCTGAAACAGGAAAAGGAAGAACTCGTCCTGTCTTTAGAAGCGGATATCGGGGAGCTGGATGAGAAACTTGCAGGTTCTGAAGTTCCGGAACTTAACAGGCAGGCAGAACAGCTTGACGAAGAGATCAGGCGTCTGGATGGTCGTGTTCGTGACATCGATTCCACTTTGAATGCCCTGAACCTTGACCGTGATTATGCATCATCAAAAATGGAAGAGAACAGGGAACTTATCAAGTCAATGGATGAGAAGAAAGCTACGCACAAACAACGCGTGGCCGACCTCAGGAATAAGATCACTGAACTTGAGGCATCTCTTTTGGAAAAACAGCAGCGTGAAACTGAACTTGCTGATAAGTTAAAAGAATTACAGCAAGAACGTGCTCAACTGCACGAGAAGCATGCTTCTGTGAAGAAGGAATTTGAGAAGATAAAGCTCAGAGTTGATGACGGTAATCGTCATATGATGGCTCTGAAAGCCACAAAGGATGCACTTGATGAACAGGTTGTCGAACTTGCGGAAGAGATCCAGAGACGTGGTATTGAGGAAACAGAGGAAGTTCCTAATTATGAGACCGTGCGCACAAGGATAGGTTCTATTGAGAAGGCCATGGAGCGTCTTGAACCTGTCAATATGCGCGCAATTGATGAGTACGATGAGGTTGAGGCAAGACTCAATGACCTTGTCACAAGGCGTGACACTCTGTCCTCAGAAAGGGAACAGATACTTGAGCGTATAAAGCAATATGAGCAGCTCAAAAAAGATACTTTTATGGAAACCTATGAAGGTATAAATGCACCTTTCAAGGAAATATTCCATGAGCTTTCCGATGGTACTGGTGAGCTGGTTCTCGATAATTATGAAGATCCCTTTGCAGGTGGCATGACACTTAAAGCACAACCAAAGGAAAAGACCCTGCAGCGTCTGGAAGCCATGTCGGGTGGAGAAAAAAGTCTTACTGCCCTGTCATTTGTATTCGCCATTCAGCAGTACAGGCCTGCTCCTTTCTATGCATTCGATGAAATTGATATGTTCCTTGACGGAGCTAATGCAGGTAAGGTTGCACAGCGGGTTAAAACAGCAGTTGCAAATGCACAATTCATTGTTGTCTCTCTCAGAAAACCAATGATAGAGGCTGCTGAGCGTACCATTGGGGTTGCAATGCAGGAAAATAATATTACAAGTATTACGGGTGTGAAACTACGTTGA